A section of the Caballeronia sp. M1242 genome encodes:
- the pyrF gene encoding orotidine-5'-phosphate decarboxylase, producing MSFIQSLNAAWSRTQSLLCVGLDPEPSKFPGALAGRADAIFEFCKTIVDATAPYASSFKPQIAYFAAHRAEDQLEALIAHIHEKHAGLPVILDAKRGDIGSTAEQYAKEAFERYKADAVTVNPYMGFDSIEPYLAHEGKGVIVLCRTSNAGGSDLQFLTTDGKPLYQVVAKLAAEKWNASGQLGLVVGATFPKEIEAVRGIVGDMPLLIPGIGAQGGDVEATVRAGRTANGTGMLINSSRAILYAGKSDDYANAAAEAAKKTRDTINAYR from the coding sequence ATGTCTTTCATCCAGTCGCTCAACGCCGCGTGGTCGCGCACGCAATCGCTCCTGTGCGTCGGCCTCGATCCCGAGCCGTCGAAGTTTCCCGGCGCGCTCGCGGGCCGCGCCGACGCGATCTTCGAGTTCTGCAAGACCATCGTCGATGCCACCGCGCCGTACGCGTCGTCGTTCAAGCCGCAGATCGCGTACTTCGCCGCGCATCGCGCGGAAGATCAGCTCGAAGCGCTGATCGCGCATATCCATGAAAAGCACGCGGGCCTGCCGGTCATTCTCGATGCGAAGCGTGGCGATATCGGCAGCACGGCCGAGCAATACGCGAAGGAAGCGTTCGAGCGCTACAAAGCGGACGCCGTGACGGTGAATCCGTACATGGGTTTCGATTCCATCGAGCCGTATCTCGCGCATGAAGGCAAGGGCGTGATCGTGCTGTGCCGCACGTCGAACGCAGGCGGTTCCGACCTGCAATTCCTGACGACGGACGGCAAGCCGCTGTATCAGGTCGTCGCGAAGCTCGCGGCCGAGAAGTGGAACGCGAGCGGGCAACTGGGGCTCGTCGTCGGCGCGACGTTTCCGAAGGAAATCGAAGCGGTGCGTGGCATTGTCGGCGACATGCCGCTGTTGATTCCGGGCATCGGCGCGCAAGGCGGCGATGTAGAAGCGACCGTCCGCGCGGGCCGCACGGCGAATGGCACGGGCATGCTCATCAACTCGTCGCGCGCCATTCTGTACGCCGGCAAGAGCGACGATTACGCGAACGCGGCGGCCGAAGCCGCGAAGAAGACGCGGGATACGATCAACGCGTATCGGTGA
- a CDS encoding aldose 1-epimerase gives MTVARNEQRVNRPSASTAQANARRSRLAAAAEPPIRPGPSTAVVAIGGAAVEGCITLANAHLRLDVAPALGGGVTRFDWRHEGALVPIFRPCAEPGPDTDPNQLACYPLLPYSNRIGNGHFRFSGRAIDVPRNRPDEPLPLHGDGWLGAWTVEEEEATRVRLAFERSDGKPYSFRASQTYALDEATLVVTLDVQNTGDEALPFGLGLHPFLMREADTELSAAAGGLWLCGDDWLPVRHVPAPPAWQFGVAYPMPSEMVNNAFTGWSGRTSVLWPRRRLSLTIAADTDYYVLYAPPGEDFFCFEPVDHPINAVNLPGGGEANGMTVLAPGERLSREFRFTVERTGEAARRGRPRTRAGAKARGRAALAR, from the coding sequence ATGACGGTTGCGCGCAATGAGCAAAGGGTGAATAGGCCGTCCGCGTCCACGGCGCAGGCGAACGCGCGCCGTTCGCGGCTCGCGGCCGCCGCCGAACCGCCGATCCGGCCGGGGCCGAGCACGGCGGTCGTCGCCATTGGCGGCGCGGCCGTCGAAGGCTGCATCACGCTCGCGAACGCGCACTTGAGGCTCGATGTCGCGCCGGCGCTCGGCGGCGGCGTCACGCGTTTCGACTGGCGTCACGAAGGCGCCCTCGTGCCGATTTTCCGGCCGTGCGCCGAACCGGGCCCGGACACCGATCCGAACCAGCTCGCGTGTTATCCGCTCTTGCCGTATTCGAACCGCATCGGCAACGGGCATTTTCGATTCTCCGGACGCGCCATCGACGTGCCGCGCAATCGCCCGGATGAGCCGCTGCCGCTGCACGGCGACGGCTGGCTCGGCGCGTGGACCGTCGAAGAAGAAGAGGCGACTCGCGTGCGGCTTGCGTTCGAGCGCAGCGACGGCAAGCCGTACTCGTTTCGCGCGTCGCAGACGTATGCGCTCGACGAAGCTACGCTCGTCGTCACGCTCGACGTGCAAAACACCGGCGACGAGGCGCTCCCCTTCGGTCTTGGCTTGCACCCGTTTCTGATGCGCGAAGCCGATACGGAGCTTTCGGCGGCGGCGGGCGGACTGTGGCTTTGTGGCGACGACTGGCTTCCGGTGCGCCATGTGCCCGCGCCGCCCGCGTGGCAATTCGGCGTCGCGTATCCGATGCCGTCCGAAATGGTGAACAACGCGTTCACCGGCTGGAGCGGACGCACGAGCGTGCTCTGGCCGAGGCGCCGTCTATCGCTGACGATTGCCGCGGACACCGATTACTACGTGCTTTATGCGCCACCGGGCGAGGACTTCTTCTGCTTCGAGCCGGTCGATCATCCGATCAACGCGGTGAACCTGCCGGGCGGCGGCGAGGCGAACGGCATGACAGTGCTCGCGCCCGGCGAGCGGCTTTCGCGCGAGTTCCGCTTCACCGTCGAGCGCACCGGCGAGGCCGCGCGCCGCGGCCGGCCGCGCACGCGTGCGGGAGCGAAGGCGCGAGGCCGCGCGGCGCTCGCGCGCTGA
- a CDS encoding SMP-30/gluconolactonase/LRE family protein: MGLMNQSGATDATEARLLIDSRCALGEGATWCAASGRFYWTDIEGKRFLRYDPRDGSTEAFDMPERLACFALCADPDVVLLGLASRLAFFQFSTGKIETITEVEAGLPTRLNDGRCDREGRFVFGTKHDVDDAEPLGAYYRLNLDLSLERLPLGQCAINNSTAFSPDGTTLYYCDTPTRRIRVCDYPSLANDRVFVELTDDTGAPDGSTVDAEGGLWNAQWGGRRVVRYAPDGRETARIEVPSAQPSCVAFGGDSLDTLFVTTARIGLSEDALKTDAHAGGIFTAQPGVRGIAEPVFAGKPQA; the protein is encoded by the coding sequence ATGGGTCTAATGAACCAAAGCGGCGCGACCGATGCAACCGAGGCACGTCTTCTGATCGACAGCCGGTGCGCGCTCGGCGAGGGCGCGACGTGGTGCGCCGCGAGCGGGCGGTTCTACTGGACGGACATCGAAGGCAAGCGGTTCCTGCGATACGATCCGCGCGACGGATCGACCGAAGCCTTCGACATGCCGGAGCGCCTCGCGTGCTTCGCGCTCTGCGCGGACCCGGACGTCGTGCTGCTCGGGCTTGCGTCGCGGCTCGCGTTCTTCCAGTTCTCGACGGGCAAGATCGAGACGATCACGGAAGTGGAAGCCGGCCTGCCGACGCGCCTGAACGACGGCCGCTGCGACCGCGAAGGGCGCTTCGTGTTCGGCACGAAGCACGACGTGGACGATGCAGAGCCGCTCGGCGCTTACTATCGGTTGAACCTGGATTTGTCGCTGGAGCGCCTGCCGCTCGGGCAGTGCGCGATCAACAACAGCACCGCGTTCAGTCCTGACGGCACGACGCTCTACTACTGCGATACGCCGACGCGACGCATTCGCGTCTGCGATTACCCGAGCCTCGCGAACGACCGCGTGTTCGTCGAATTGACGGACGATACCGGCGCGCCCGACGGCTCCACGGTCGACGCAGAAGGCGGCCTGTGGAACGCGCAGTGGGGCGGGCGGCGCGTGGTGCGCTACGCGCCGGATGGCCGCGAGACGGCGCGCATCGAGGTGCCGAGCGCGCAGCCGAGTTGCGTCGCGTTCGGCGGCGACTCGCTCGATACGCTCTTCGTGACGACAGCGCGCATCGGCTTGAGCGAAGACGCGCTCAAGACCGACGCCCACGCAGGCGGCATCTTCACCGCGCAGCCCGGCGTGCGCGGCATCGCGGAGCCGGTTTTCGCGGGCAAGCCGCAAGCATAA
- a CDS encoding SDR family NAD(P)-dependent oxidoreductase, with product MTSIDKSLARYPSLAGKTVLITGGATGIGAAFVEHFFDQGAKVAFFDIDTEAGEALADRLGADLGADRTRPMFLRVDLTDIDALRQGIADVRGALGPIGVLVNNAANDKRHTIEEVTPESFDWGIAVNIRHQFFAAQAVVDDMKQLGGGSIINLGSVSWMLKNPNLPVYVTAKSAVQGLTRGLARDLGKFGIRANSLVPGWVMTEKQKRLWLDEAGKLAIKQGQCIDAEVLPEHLARAALFLASDDSSMMTAQEIIIDGGWV from the coding sequence ATGACATCCATCGACAAATCCCTCGCGCGCTACCCGAGCCTCGCGGGCAAGACCGTGCTCATCACGGGCGGCGCGACCGGCATCGGCGCGGCGTTCGTCGAGCATTTCTTCGATCAGGGCGCGAAAGTGGCGTTCTTCGATATCGACACCGAAGCCGGCGAGGCGCTGGCCGACCGGCTCGGCGCGGACCTTGGCGCGGACCGCACGCGGCCGATGTTCCTGCGCGTGGACCTGACGGACATCGACGCATTGCGCCAAGGCATCGCGGATGTGCGCGGCGCGCTCGGGCCGATCGGCGTGCTCGTGAACAACGCGGCCAACGACAAGCGTCATACGATTGAGGAAGTCACGCCCGAATCGTTCGATTGGGGCATCGCGGTGAATATCCGTCACCAGTTCTTCGCGGCGCAGGCGGTCGTCGACGACATGAAGCAACTCGGCGGCGGCTCGATCATCAATCTCGGCTCCGTCAGCTGGATGCTTAAGAACCCGAATCTGCCCGTGTACGTGACGGCAAAATCGGCGGTGCAGGGCTTGACGCGCGGTCTCGCGCGCGACCTCGGCAAGTTCGGCATCCGCGCGAATTCGCTGGTGCCCGGCTGGGTGATGACGGAAAAGCAGAAGCGCCTGTGGCTCGACGAGGCGGGCAAGCTCGCGATCAAGCAGGGACAGTGCATCGACGCCGAAGTGCTGCCCGAGCATCTCGCGCGCGCCGCGCTCTTTCTCGCATCGGACGATAGCAGCATGATGACGGCGCAGGAAATCATCATCGACGGAGGATGGGTCTAA
- the araH gene encoding L-arabinose ABC transporter permease AraH, which translates to MEARENIVGQASETVANALIPQRSDKQKWWQQITEYSLIVIFIVMFVTMSLTVDHFFSIENMLGLALSISQIGMVACTMMFCLASRDFDLSVGSTIAFAGVLCAMVLNATNNTFIAIIAAVAAGSVIGFVNGAVIAYLRINALITTLATMEIVRGLGFIVSHGQAVGVSSDTFIELGSLTMLGISLPIWVTLACFIVFGVLLNQTVYGRNTLAIGGNPEASRLAGINVERTRVWIFLVQGAVTALAGVILASRITSGQPNAAQGFELNVISACVLGGVSLLGGRATISGVVIGVLIMGTVENVMNLLNIDAFYQYLVRGAILLAAVLLDQLKNRGSRD; encoded by the coding sequence ATGGAAGCCAGAGAAAACATCGTGGGACAGGCTAGCGAAACGGTCGCGAACGCGCTGATCCCGCAGAGAAGCGACAAGCAGAAGTGGTGGCAGCAGATCACGGAATACAGCCTGATCGTGATCTTCATCGTGATGTTCGTCACGATGTCACTGACCGTCGATCACTTTTTCTCCATCGAGAACATGCTCGGGCTGGCGCTGTCGATCTCGCAGATCGGCATGGTCGCCTGCACGATGATGTTCTGCCTCGCCTCGCGCGACTTCGACTTGTCGGTGGGCTCGACCATCGCGTTCGCGGGCGTGCTCTGCGCGATGGTGCTGAACGCGACGAACAACACCTTCATCGCAATCATCGCGGCGGTGGCGGCAGGCTCGGTGATCGGCTTCGTGAACGGCGCGGTGATCGCGTATCTGCGCATCAACGCGCTGATCACCACGCTCGCGACCATGGAAATCGTGCGCGGGCTCGGCTTTATCGTGTCGCACGGGCAGGCGGTGGGCGTGTCGTCGGATACGTTCATCGAACTCGGCAGCCTCACCATGCTCGGCATTTCTCTGCCGATCTGGGTCACGCTCGCGTGTTTCATCGTGTTCGGCGTGCTGCTGAACCAGACGGTTTATGGCCGCAATACGCTGGCTATCGGCGGCAATCCGGAAGCGTCGCGGCTCGCGGGTATCAATGTCGAACGCACGCGCGTATGGATTTTCCTCGTGCAGGGCGCGGTAACGGCGCTCGCAGGCGTTATCCTTGCATCTCGGATCACGTCGGGACAGCCGAACGCGGCGCAAGGTTTCGAACTGAACGTGATTTCGGCCTGCGTGCTCGGCGGCGTCTCGCTGCTCGGCGGCCGCGCGACGATTTCCGGCGTGGTGATCGGCGTGCTCATCATGGGCACGGTCGAGAACGTGATGAACCTGTTGAACATCGACGCGTTCTATCAGTACCTCGTGCGCGGCGCGATTCTGCTCGCTGCCGTGTTGCTAGACCAGTTGAAAAATCGCGGATCGCGCGACTGA
- the araG gene encoding L-arabinose ABC transporter ATP-binding protein AraG, with translation MSATLRFDNIGKVFPGVRALDGVSFDVNAGEVHGLMGENGAGKSTLLKILGGEYQPDSGRVLIDDREVHFGSAAASIASGIAVIHQELQYVPDLTVSENLLLGALPNRLGWVDKRAAKKHVRERLAAMGVDLDPNAKLRKLSIAQRQMVEICKALLRNARVIALDEPTSSLSHRETEVLFKLVRDLKADKRALIYISHRMDEIYELCDACTIFRDGRKIASHTRLAEVPRDTLVQEMVGREISDIYNYRPRKLGDVRFAVQNVQGEALSAPVSFEVRRGEIVGFFGLVGAGRSELMHLIYGADKKKEGTIQLDGQPIKIRSTGEAIRHGIVLCPEDRKEEGIVAMATVAENINISCRRHFLRAGLFLDRKKEAETADRFIQLLKIKTPSRRQRIRFLSGGNQQKAILSRWLAEPDLKVVILDEPTRGIDVGAKHEIYNVIYQLAERGCAIVMISSELPEVLGVSDRIVVMRQGRVAGELPRGQANEQSVLSLALPQSETVAEAA, from the coding sequence GTGTCAGCGACGCTGCGTTTTGACAATATCGGCAAGGTGTTTCCAGGCGTGCGCGCGCTCGACGGCGTGTCGTTCGACGTCAACGCCGGCGAAGTTCACGGTTTGATGGGCGAGAACGGCGCGGGTAAATCGACCTTGCTCAAGATTCTCGGCGGCGAGTATCAGCCCGATTCGGGGCGCGTGCTCATCGACGACCGCGAAGTGCATTTCGGGAGCGCCGCGGCTTCGATTGCATCGGGTATCGCGGTGATTCACCAGGAATTGCAGTACGTGCCGGACTTAACCGTCTCCGAGAACCTGCTGCTCGGCGCGCTGCCGAACCGGCTCGGCTGGGTGGACAAGCGCGCGGCGAAAAAGCACGTGCGCGAGCGGCTCGCCGCGATGGGCGTCGATCTCGATCCCAACGCGAAGCTGCGCAAGCTCTCCATCGCGCAGCGGCAGATGGTGGAAATTTGCAAGGCGCTCTTGCGCAATGCACGCGTGATCGCGCTCGACGAGCCGACTTCTTCGCTCTCGCACCGCGAAACCGAGGTGCTGTTCAAGCTCGTGCGCGACCTGAAAGCGGACAAGCGCGCGCTCATCTATATCTCGCACCGCATGGACGAGATCTACGAGCTATGCGACGCCTGCACCATTTTCCGCGACGGCCGCAAGATCGCATCGCATACGCGCTTGGCCGAAGTGCCGCGCGACACGCTCGTGCAGGAAATGGTCGGCCGCGAGATCTCGGATATCTATAACTACCGTCCGCGCAAACTGGGCGACGTGCGCTTCGCGGTGCAGAACGTGCAGGGCGAGGCGCTTTCCGCGCCGGTGAGCTTCGAGGTGCGGCGCGGCGAGATCGTCGGGTTCTTCGGGTTGGTCGGCGCGGGGCGTAGCGAACTGATGCATCTGATCTACGGCGCGGACAAGAAGAAGGAAGGCACGATCCAGCTCGACGGCCAGCCGATCAAGATTCGCAGCACCGGCGAAGCGATTCGCCACGGCATCGTGCTGTGCCCGGAGGATCGCAAGGAAGAGGGCATCGTCGCGATGGCGACTGTCGCGGAGAACATCAACATTTCGTGCCGCCGTCATTTTCTGCGCGCGGGGCTTTTTCTCGACCGCAAGAAGGAAGCCGAGACGGCGGACCGCTTCATCCAGCTTCTGAAGATCAAGACGCCGAGCCGCCGTCAGCGCATCCGCTTTCTGTCGGGCGGCAATCAGCAGAAGGCGATTCTCTCGCGCTGGCTCGCCGAGCCGGATCTCAAGGTCGTGATTCTGGATGAACCGACGCGCGGCATCGACGTCGGCGCGAAGCACGAAATCTACAACGTGATCTATCAACTGGCGGAGCGTGGCTGCGCGATCGTGATGATCTCGTCGGAACTGCCGGAAGTGCTCGGCGTGTCCGACCGCATCGTCGTGATGCGGCAGGGGCGCGTCGCGGGCGAATTGCCGCGCGGACAGGCGAACGAGCAGTCGGTGCTGAGCCTCGCGCTGCCGCAATCGGAGACGGTCGCCGAGGCCGCGTAA
- a CDS encoding arabinose ABC transporter substrate-binding protein: MKRRLFLTLIAAATATSATMIAAPVAQAADDIKIGFLVKQPEEPWFQDEWKFAETAAKEKGFTLVKIGAPSGEKVMSAIDNLAAQKAQGFIICTPDVKLGPGIVAKAKADKLKMMTVDDRLVDGSGKPIESVPHMGISAYNIGKQVGDGIAAEIKKRGWDMKDVGAIDVTYEQLPTAHDRTSGATDALLAAGFPKANVIAAPQAKTDTENAFNAANIALTKNPQFKHWVAYGLNDEAVLGAVRAAEGRGFKADNMIGIGIGGSDSALNEFKKPNPTGFFGTVIISPKRHGEETSELMYAWIKDGKAPPPLTLTTGMLATRENVSSVRQQMGLASN; encoded by the coding sequence ATGAAACGCAGACTGTTCCTCACGCTGATCGCCGCCGCCACGGCCACGAGCGCCACGATGATCGCCGCGCCCGTCGCGCAGGCCGCCGACGACATCAAGATCGGCTTTCTCGTGAAGCAGCCGGAAGAGCCGTGGTTCCAGGACGAATGGAAGTTCGCCGAGACCGCCGCCAAGGAGAAGGGCTTCACGCTCGTGAAGATCGGCGCGCCGTCGGGCGAAAAGGTGATGAGCGCGATCGACAACCTCGCCGCGCAGAAGGCGCAGGGTTTCATCATCTGCACGCCGGACGTGAAGCTCGGGCCGGGCATCGTCGCGAAGGCGAAGGCCGACAAGCTGAAGATGATGACGGTGGATGACCGCCTCGTCGATGGTTCCGGCAAGCCGATCGAGTCGGTGCCGCACATGGGCATTTCGGCCTACAACATCGGCAAGCAGGTGGGCGACGGCATCGCCGCCGAAATCAAGAAGCGCGGCTGGGACATGAAGGATGTCGGCGCGATCGACGTGACTTATGAGCAGTTGCCGACCGCGCATGACCGCACGAGCGGCGCGACCGACGCGCTTCTCGCCGCCGGTTTCCCGAAGGCGAACGTGATCGCCGCGCCGCAAGCGAAGACCGACACGGAGAACGCGTTCAACGCGGCGAACATCGCGCTCACGAAGAACCCGCAGTTCAAGCACTGGGTCGCCTACGGCCTGAACGACGAAGCCGTGCTCGGCGCGGTGCGCGCGGCGGAAGGACGCGGCTTCAAGGCGGACAACATGATCGGCATCGGCATCGGCGGCTCCGATTCGGCGCTCAACGAGTTCAAGAAGCCGAACCCGACGGGCTTCTTCGGCACGGTCATCATCAGCCCGAAGCGTCACGGCGAAGAGACCTCCGAACTGATGTACGCGTGGATCAAGGACGGCAAGGCGCCGCCGCCGCTCACGCTCACGACCGGCATGCTCGCCACGCGTGAGAACGTGTCGTCGGTGCGTCAGCAAATGGGCCTGGCGTCGAACTAA
- a CDS encoding SDR family oxidoreductase gives MNRLAGKVAMVTGAGRGIGAAIALAFAREGAAVALAELDIETARETAKRIADETQSERVIAVQTDVTQSASVKDAVAQTEAKFGALDTLVNNAGINVFCDPLTMTDDDWRRCFAVDLDGVWNGCRAVLPGMVERGRGSIVNIASTHSFKIIPGCFPYPVAKHGVIGLTRALGIEYAPNNVRVNAIAPGYIETQLTLDWWDSQADPKAARQATLDLQPMKRIGKPQEVAMTAVFLASDEAPFINASCITVDGGRSALYHD, from the coding sequence ATGAACCGGCTCGCCGGCAAAGTCGCGATGGTCACCGGCGCGGGCCGCGGCATCGGCGCGGCGATCGCGCTGGCGTTCGCGCGCGAAGGCGCGGCGGTCGCGCTCGCGGAACTGGATATCGAGACGGCGCGCGAGACGGCGAAGCGCATCGCCGACGAAACGCAATCCGAGCGCGTCATTGCGGTGCAGACCGACGTGACGCAAAGCGCGTCAGTGAAAGACGCCGTCGCGCAAACGGAAGCGAAGTTCGGCGCGCTCGACACGCTCGTGAACAACGCCGGCATCAACGTGTTCTGCGATCCGCTCACCATGACCGACGACGACTGGCGGCGCTGCTTCGCCGTCGATCTCGACGGCGTGTGGAACGGCTGCCGCGCGGTGCTGCCGGGCATGGTGGAACGCGGCCGGGGCAGCATCGTGAATATCGCCTCGACGCATAGCTTCAAGATCATCCCGGGCTGCTTTCCGTATCCGGTCGCGAAGCACGGCGTCATCGGCCTGACGCGCGCGCTCGGCATCGAATACGCGCCGAACAACGTGCGCGTGAATGCCATCGCGCCGGGTTACATCGAAACGCAATTGACGCTGGACTGGTGGGACTCGCAAGCCGATCCGAAGGCAGCGCGGCAGGCGACGCTCGATCTCCAGCCGATGAAGCGCATCGGCAAGCCGCAGGAAGTCGCGATGACGGCGGTGTTCCTCGCATCGGACGAAGCGCCGTTCATCAACGCGAGTTGCATCACGGTAGATGGCGGGCGTTCCGCGCTCTATCACGACTAA
- a CDS encoding 2-dehydro-3-deoxy-6-phosphogalactonate aldolase — MQPHINLPGPYEMHAGLAKAFAQCPLIAILRGVTPADAAEHGRALYEAGFRIVEVPLNSPQPFDSISAIRQALPDDAIVGAGTVLHPSYVDNVKDAGGELIVMPHSDGDVVRAAKAHGLACAPGVATPNEGFLALKNGADVLKMFPAEQLGPTVVKAWRAVIAKEVPLVPVGGIAPDNMGPFLTAGANGFGLGSALYKPGQSVSVTASHAKAFVEGLAIAKGEKR; from the coding sequence ATGCAACCTCACATCAATCTGCCGGGGCCGTACGAGATGCACGCCGGTCTCGCGAAGGCGTTCGCCCAGTGTCCGCTCATCGCAATCCTGCGCGGCGTCACGCCCGCCGATGCCGCCGAGCACGGCCGCGCGCTCTACGAAGCGGGCTTTCGCATCGTCGAGGTGCCGCTCAATTCGCCGCAGCCGTTCGACAGCATCTCGGCGATCCGGCAGGCGCTGCCGGACGACGCCATCGTCGGGGCGGGCACGGTGCTGCATCCGAGCTACGTGGACAACGTGAAGGACGCGGGCGGCGAACTGATCGTGATGCCGCACAGCGACGGCGATGTCGTGCGGGCCGCGAAGGCGCACGGACTCGCGTGCGCGCCGGGCGTGGCCACGCCGAACGAAGGTTTTCTCGCGCTGAAGAACGGTGCGGACGTGCTGAAAATGTTTCCCGCCGAGCAACTCGGCCCGACGGTGGTGAAGGCGTGGCGGGCGGTCATCGCGAAAGAAGTGCCGCTGGTGCCGGTCGGCGGCATCGCGCCGGACAACATGGGGCCGTTTCTCACGGCGGGCGCGAACGGCTTCGGCCTAGGCTCGGCGCTCTACAAGCCGGGGCAAAGCGTGAGCGTGACGGCATCGCACGCGAAGGCGTTCGTCGAAGGACTCGCCATCGCGAAGGGTGAGAAGCGATGA
- a CDS encoding 2-dehydro-3-deoxygalactonokinase, whose translation MTAPALIALDWGTTSLRAYLLGDDGTALDTRASSAGIMKLPAGGFDEAFEVTCGAWLDAHPRLPVIAAGMIGSAQGWIEAPYVDTPADANALVSGIVTVTAARGVIVRVVPGVLERGVLPNVMRGEETQIVGALSADASLSAPGGALIGLPGTHAKWAFVEDGRIERFYTFMTGETFGALRDHTILGRTMQHGAAPDAAAFIRGVDTARDAGHPGVLATIFSTRTLGLTGQLTPEQQPDYLSGLLIGHELRGLNEVLARDASSLAGRTLRLIGNDALCDRYRAALARFDCQDAQTVAHATEHGLYRIAAQAGLVTAPASAG comes from the coding sequence ATGACCGCGCCCGCTCTCATTGCGCTCGACTGGGGCACCACGTCCCTGCGCGCCTATCTGCTCGGCGACGACGGCACGGCGCTCGACACGCGCGCGTCGTCGGCAGGCATCATGAAGCTGCCCGCCGGCGGCTTCGACGAGGCGTTCGAGGTAACCTGCGGCGCGTGGCTCGACGCGCATCCGCGCTTGCCCGTGATCGCGGCGGGCATGATCGGCAGCGCGCAAGGCTGGATCGAAGCGCCGTATGTCGATACGCCCGCCGACGCCAACGCGCTTGTCTCGGGCATCGTCACGGTGACGGCGGCGCGCGGTGTGATCGTGCGCGTGGTGCCCGGCGTGCTCGAACGCGGCGTGCTGCCGAACGTGATGCGCGGCGAGGAAACGCAAATCGTCGGCGCGCTTTCGGCGGACGCGTCGCTGTCCGCGCCGGGCGGCGCGCTGATCGGCCTGCCCGGCACGCATGCGAAATGGGCGTTCGTCGAAGACGGCCGCATCGAGCGTTTCTACACCTTCATGACCGGCGAGACGTTCGGCGCGCTTCGCGACCACACGATTCTCGGCCGCACGATGCAGCACGGCGCGGCCCCCGATGCGGCCGCGTTCATTCGCGGTGTCGATACCGCGCGCGATGCCGGTCATCCCGGCGTGCTCGCGACCATTTTCAGCACGCGCACGCTGGGCCTCACCGGGCAACTGACGCCCGAACAGCAGCCTGATTACTTGTCGGGACTGCTCATCGGCCATGAACTGCGCGGGCTGAACGAAGTGCTGGCGCGGGATGCGTCGTCGCTCGCAGGCAGGACGCTGCGCCTCATCGGCAACGATGCGCTCTGCGACCGCTATCGCGCCGCGCTCGCGCGTTTCGACTGCCAGGACGCGCAGACGGTCGCGCACGCCACCGAACACGGTCTGTACCGAATCGCCGCGCAAGCCGGGCTCGTGACCGCGCCCGCGAGCGCCGGCTGA
- a CDS encoding IclR family transcriptional regulator: MTKLQHADTDNGLAANDARARETGRRDADAIALPSALVDVTPQQAGTQTLLRGLAILEAAANGARDLRSFSAALGTTRSTTHRLVSSLVQARYLRQVQGGYLLGPKLIELGTIALEQMPLTAVARPHLQALAQHTHDTIHLGVRDGDDVLYIDKIPGTRGLEMRSRVGHRMPLASTGIGKAMMLDLEANAWKKLLDASHRALARTSFKPENRPDVDTFLQRMTRYSQGGYTFDLEENEASIRCVAAPVRDASGAIVAALSVASTIPYMPDERMEELIPVVQREARSISEELGWRAPQANRRIKR, from the coding sequence ATGACCAAGCTCCAGCATGCCGATACGGACAACGGCCTCGCCGCCAACGACGCCCGAGCGCGCGAAACCGGCCGCCGCGACGCCGACGCCATCGCGCTGCCGAGCGCGCTCGTCGATGTCACGCCGCAGCAGGCCGGCACGCAGACGCTGTTGCGCGGCCTGGCGATTCTCGAAGCGGCCGCGAACGGCGCGCGCGATCTGCGCTCGTTCAGCGCGGCGCTCGGCACGACGCGCAGCACCACGCACCGGCTCGTAAGTTCGCTCGTGCAGGCGCGGTATCTGCGGCAAGTGCAGGGCGGCTATCTGCTCGGGCCGAAGCTGATCGAACTCGGCACCATCGCGCTCGAACAGATGCCGCTGACGGCGGTCGCGCGTCCGCATCTTCAGGCGCTCGCGCAGCATACGCACGACACGATTCACTTGGGCGTGCGCGACGGCGACGACGTGCTCTACATCGACAAGATTCCCGGCACGCGCGGGCTCGAAATGCGTTCGCGCGTCGGGCACCGCATGCCGCTCGCATCGACGGGCATCGGCAAGGCGATGATGCTCGACCTCGAAGCGAACGCGTGGAAGAAGCTGCTCGACGCGTCGCACCGGGCGCTCGCCCGCACGAGCTTCAAGCCGGAGAACCGCCCGGACGTCGATACGTTTCTTCAACGCATGACGCGCTATTCGCAAGGCGGTTACACCTTCGACCTCGAAGAAAACGAGGCGTCGATTCGCTGCGTCGCCGCGCCCGTGCGCGATGCGTCGGGCGCGATCGTCGCGGCGCTTTCTGTCGCGAGCACTATCCCTTATATGCCGGACGAACGCATGGAAGAACTGATCCCGGTCGTGCAGCGCGAAGCGCGTTCGATCTCCGAAGAACTCGGCTGGCGCGCGCCGCAGGCCAATCGCAGGATCAAGCGATGA